The Streptomyces sp. Je 1-332 genome has a window encoding:
- a CDS encoding alpha-L-fucosidase, whose protein sequence is MRTQLSRTRRRVAGIALLLASALAATAVPAAVAAPTEPPAAAPRAAERADSAGPGTDHATDDPFTADRTSWFRQDRFGMFIHFGAYSNLEGEYKKADGSLCRDAEWIQRQCDIPKAEYEKQAATFNPADFDAKAVVKAAKDAGMRYIVITSKHHDGYAMWPTKVNDWNLRDRSSFDKNRDILAELKKASDDAGIKLGFYYSIWDWHDPDFPDPATFPKYEKRMRAQLKELVDTYDPALLWFDGEWDTDKPHNPWTAKHGEQLEAYLRDIDPDLIINNRVGKRRVVDGDYGTPEQEIPGAPVDGQLWESCMTLNGHWGFARYDTDWKSSATLVRNLLSTTSRSGNYLLNVGPDARGRVPQPSVDRLQQMGDWLRTSGQGDAVFGARFGGLVEEPSWGSVSRKGDKLYAAVTQWPASDAALHLKARTDFEVKSARVLGSDQKVTVTRSGDGIDLKPSGAATNDTATVIELKVDPGPTARPGKGKGLRQEIFDNAELSGTPKITRTDPTLNHAWKYEGSPAASIPSEKFSVRWTGKLQPRRSETYTLTTVSDDMARVWVDGKLVIDSWTPHEPKIDKGQVALTAGKRHSIRVEYAERTGEAHLKLLWSSPGQEQQIVPATQLYAR, encoded by the coding sequence ATGCGCACACAGCTCAGTCGCACCCGGCGAAGAGTCGCCGGGATCGCCTTGCTCCTCGCCTCGGCCCTCGCCGCGACCGCCGTCCCCGCCGCGGTCGCGGCGCCGACGGAACCCCCGGCCGCCGCACCCCGCGCGGCCGAGCGGGCCGACTCCGCGGGCCCGGGAACGGACCACGCCACCGACGACCCCTTCACCGCCGACCGCACCAGCTGGTTCCGGCAGGACCGCTTCGGCATGTTCATCCACTTCGGCGCCTACTCCAACCTGGAGGGCGAGTACAAGAAGGCCGACGGCTCCCTGTGCCGGGACGCCGAGTGGATCCAGCGCCAGTGCGACATCCCGAAGGCCGAGTACGAGAAGCAGGCCGCGACGTTCAATCCGGCCGACTTCGATGCCAAGGCCGTGGTCAAGGCGGCCAAGGACGCCGGAATGCGCTACATCGTCATCACCTCGAAGCACCACGACGGCTACGCGATGTGGCCCACGAAGGTCAACGACTGGAACCTGCGCGACCGCTCGTCCTTCGACAAGAACCGCGACATCCTCGCCGAACTGAAGAAGGCCTCCGACGACGCGGGCATCAAACTCGGCTTCTACTACTCGATCTGGGACTGGCACGACCCGGACTTCCCCGACCCGGCGACCTTCCCGAAGTACGAGAAGCGGATGCGCGCCCAGCTCAAGGAGCTGGTCGACACCTACGACCCCGCCCTGCTCTGGTTCGACGGCGAGTGGGACACGGACAAACCCCACAACCCCTGGACGGCGAAGCACGGCGAGCAGCTGGAGGCCTACCTCCGCGACATCGACCCGGACCTGATCATCAACAACCGCGTCGGCAAGCGCCGCGTGGTCGACGGCGACTACGGCACCCCCGAGCAGGAGATCCCCGGCGCACCGGTCGACGGCCAGCTCTGGGAATCCTGCATGACCCTCAACGGCCACTGGGGCTTCGCGCGCTACGACACCGACTGGAAGTCGTCGGCGACCCTGGTCAGGAACCTCCTCTCCACGACGTCCCGCAGCGGCAACTACCTCCTGAACGTCGGCCCCGACGCCCGCGGCCGGGTCCCGCAGCCCTCCGTCGACCGCCTGCAGCAGATGGGCGACTGGCTGCGTACGTCGGGCCAGGGCGACGCGGTGTTCGGCGCGCGCTTCGGCGGGCTCGTCGAGGAGCCCTCCTGGGGCTCGGTCAGCCGTAAGGGCGACAAGCTGTACGCGGCGGTCACCCAGTGGCCGGCGTCCGACGCCGCCCTGCACCTGAAGGCACGTACGGACTTCGAGGTGAAGTCGGCGCGGGTGCTCGGCAGTGATCAGAAGGTGACGGTCACCCGGTCCGGCGACGGCATCGACCTGAAGCCGTCCGGTGCCGCGACCAACGACACCGCCACGGTCATCGAGCTGAAGGTGGACCCGGGGCCGACAGCACGGCCCGGCAAGGGCAAGGGCCTGCGGCAGGAGATCTTCGACAACGCGGAGCTGAGCGGCACCCCGAAGATCACCCGCACCGACCCCACCCTCAACCACGCCTGGAAATACGAGGGTTCACCCGCGGCGAGCATCCCCTCCGAAAAGTTCAGCGTCCGCTGGACCGGCAAGCTTCAGCCGCGCCGCTCCGAGACGTACACCCTGACGACCGTCTCGGACGACATGGCGCGGGTGTGGGTCGACGGCAAGCTCGTCATCGACTCGTGGACCCCGCACGAGCCGAAGATCGACAAGGGGCAGGTGGCCCTCACCGCGGGCAAGCGCCACTCGATCAGGGTCGAGTACGCGGAACGGACCGGCGAGGCCCACCTGAAGCTGCTCTGGTCCAGCCCCGGCCAGGAGCAGCAGATCGTGCCCGCGACACAGCTGTACGCGCGCTGA
- a CDS encoding alpha-N-acetylglucosaminidase has protein sequence MPLARRTFLATIAGTTGAAVACSGSTADGAPASASPAVKAARRLLPGHWKQLTFTTAGPTDTFRVSGRRGRIEIAGPTPAVQLTGLRHYLKHTARVNITWAGDQLDLPDRLPGLDKPAAGRANAPHRFALNDTNDGYTGAYHDWSYWEREIDVLALHGYNEVLVYVGADALYHRVFQEFGYSDQEMREWIPAPAHQPWWLLQNMSTFPYPVSRQLLDQRAALGRRITDRLRELGMTPVLPGYFGTVPPGFAAKNPGARTVPQGDWVGFARPDWLDPRTEHFGRVAAAFYRAQDELFGASTMYKMDLLHEGGKPGDVPVPVAAKAVEKALRSAHPGATWVILGWQSNPPQAIVDAVDKSRMLVVDGLSDRFSKITDRESDWNDTPYTFGSIWNFGGHTTLGANTPDWAALYEKWRTKEGSTQRGISLMPEAADNNPAAFELFSELAWRTGDLDLASWFDDWPVSRYGAADPHAAAAWDILRRTAYGTTRADEWSEGADGLFGARPDLAAKSAAAWSPKAMRYKPEDFEPALTELLATRPDLRRSSAYRRDVLDVARQALSNRSRVLLPQIKKAYDDQDKDRFDRLTRTWLALMDLLDELVATDSRHLLGRWVADARSWGADATERERLAYDQLSLLTVWGTRAGADAGLRDYANREWAGLVGGLYRLRWETYFAELRAALDEKRDPKAIDWFAIEDGWVRDPGHLATRPTGDTYKVAVQVRERLTNTQ, from the coding sequence ATGCCCCTTGCCCGTCGCACCTTCCTCGCCACCATCGCCGGGACCACCGGCGCCGCCGTCGCCTGTTCCGGCTCCACCGCCGACGGCGCCCCGGCCTCCGCTTCGCCCGCGGTCAAGGCCGCCCGGCGCCTGCTGCCAGGACACTGGAAGCAGCTGACGTTCACGACCGCGGGTCCCACCGACACCTTCCGGGTGTCCGGGCGGCGCGGGAGGATCGAGATCGCCGGACCGACGCCCGCCGTCCAACTCACCGGACTGCGCCACTACTTGAAACACACCGCCCGGGTGAACATCACCTGGGCCGGCGACCAGCTCGACCTGCCCGACCGGCTCCCCGGCCTCGACAAGCCGGCGGCCGGACGTGCGAACGCCCCGCACCGCTTCGCCCTCAACGACACGAACGACGGCTACACGGGCGCGTACCACGACTGGTCGTACTGGGAGCGGGAGATCGACGTGCTCGCCCTGCACGGCTACAACGAGGTGCTCGTCTACGTCGGCGCCGACGCGCTCTACCACCGCGTGTTCCAGGAGTTCGGCTACTCCGACCAGGAGATGCGCGAGTGGATCCCAGCCCCGGCCCATCAGCCGTGGTGGCTGCTCCAGAACATGTCCACCTTCCCGTATCCGGTCTCGCGTCAACTCCTGGACCAACGGGCCGCCTTGGGGCGCCGGATCACCGACCGGCTGCGTGAGCTGGGCATGACCCCGGTCCTCCCGGGCTACTTCGGAACCGTTCCGCCCGGCTTCGCCGCCAAGAACCCCGGCGCGAGGACCGTGCCGCAGGGCGACTGGGTCGGCTTCGCGCGCCCCGACTGGCTCGATCCGCGCACCGAGCACTTCGGCCGGGTGGCCGCCGCCTTCTACCGTGCGCAGGACGAGCTGTTCGGCGCGTCGACGATGTACAAGATGGACCTCCTCCACGAGGGCGGAAAGCCGGGCGACGTGCCGGTGCCGGTCGCCGCGAAGGCCGTCGAGAAAGCCCTCCGGTCCGCGCACCCCGGCGCCACCTGGGTGATCCTCGGCTGGCAGAGCAACCCTCCCCAGGCCATCGTCGACGCCGTCGACAAGTCGAGGATGCTCGTGGTAGACGGCCTCTCGGACCGCTTTTCGAAGATCACCGACCGCGAGTCCGACTGGAACGACACCCCCTACACCTTCGGCTCGATCTGGAACTTCGGCGGCCACACCACACTCGGCGCCAACACCCCCGACTGGGCCGCGCTCTACGAGAAGTGGCGCACCAAGGAAGGCAGCACGCAGCGCGGGATCTCCCTGATGCCGGAGGCGGCCGACAACAACCCCGCCGCCTTCGAGCTCTTCTCGGAACTCGCCTGGCGGACGGGCGACTTGGACCTCGCCTCCTGGTTCGACGACTGGCCCGTGTCCCGCTACGGCGCGGCCGACCCGCACGCTGCCGCCGCCTGGGACATCCTGCGCCGCACCGCGTACGGCACGACCCGCGCCGACGAGTGGTCCGAGGGCGCGGACGGCCTCTTCGGCGCACGCCCCGACCTCGCGGCGAAGTCGGCGGCGGCCTGGTCCCCGAAGGCGATGCGGTACAAGCCGGAGGACTTCGAACCCGCACTCACCGAACTGCTGGCCACACGCCCCGACTTGAGGCGTTCATCCGCCTACCGCCGCGACGTCCTGGACGTGGCCCGGCAGGCGCTCTCCAACCGCAGCCGGGTACTGCTCCCCCAGATCAAGAAGGCGTACGACGATCAGGACAAGGACCGCTTCGACCGCCTGACCCGCACCTGGCTCGCCCTGATGGACCTGCTCGACGAACTGGTGGCCACCGACTCCCGCCACCTCCTGGGCCGTTGGGTCGCCGATGCCCGCTCGTGGGGCGCGGACGCGACGGAGCGCGAGCGTCTCGCGTACGACCAGCTGTCGCTGCTCACCGTGTGGGGCACGCGGGCCGGGGCGGACGCGGGGCTGCGCGACTACGCCAACCGGGAGTGGGCCGGCCTCGTCGGCGGGCTCTACCGGCTGCGCTGGGAAACGTACTTCGCGGAACTGAGGGCCGCACTCGACGAGAAGCGCGACCCGAAGGCCATCGACTGGTTCGCCATCGAGGACGGCTGGGTTCGCGACCCGGGCCACCTCGCCACCCGGCCGACCGGAGACACGTACAAAGTCGCCGTGCAGGTGCGCGAACGGCTGACCAACACTCAATAA
- the proP gene encoding glycine betaine/L-proline transporter ProP encodes MSAPEAPETPDPAPEAIARHRALFRAIHRRKNPRLRQSDITVTEEAQVRRAVKATALGNAMEWYDFGVYAYLAVIIGKEFFPSGNDTAQTLSSLATFAAAFLVRPIGGMFFGPLGDKVGRKKILALTMIMMSTATLAIGLIPSYATIGVWAPVLLVLCRMVQGFSTGGEYGGAATFIAEYAPDKRRGFWGSFLEFGTLIGYTVAAVLVTALTMGLSDGAMQSWGWRIPFLVAAPLGLIGLYLRLKLDESPAFQKMAEAESGPAAERQKKSLKDSFFGQWRAMLLCIALVAAFNVTDYMLLSYMPTYLTQLGFGETGGLMSIVIVMLILMALINSVGRLSDRIGRKPVLMAGSVGFFVLALPAFLLIKQGGTVAVFTGLLILGLALVCYLGVMSSSLPALFPTDVRYGSLSIGFNISVSLFGGTTPLVVAALIGATGNDLMPAFYTMLAGLVGIIAVAAMKETARKPLEGSPPSVATDEEARELVAAQRS; translated from the coding sequence GTGAGCGCGCCCGAAGCCCCTGAAACACCGGATCCCGCTCCGGAGGCCATAGCCCGGCACCGGGCGCTCTTCCGCGCGATCCACCGCCGCAAGAACCCGCGCCTGCGTCAGTCGGACATCACCGTCACCGAAGAGGCGCAGGTCAGGCGAGCGGTCAAGGCCACAGCCCTCGGCAATGCCATGGAGTGGTACGACTTCGGCGTCTACGCCTACCTCGCGGTGATCATCGGCAAGGAGTTCTTCCCCTCCGGCAACGACACCGCGCAGACCCTCTCCTCGCTGGCCACCTTCGCCGCCGCCTTCCTCGTGCGCCCCATCGGCGGCATGTTCTTCGGGCCGCTGGGCGACAAGGTCGGCCGCAAGAAGATCCTCGCGTTGACCATGATCATGATGTCCACGGCGACCCTGGCGATCGGTCTGATCCCGAGCTACGCCACCATCGGCGTGTGGGCCCCGGTGCTGCTCGTCCTGTGCCGCATGGTGCAGGGCTTCTCCACGGGCGGTGAGTACGGCGGCGCCGCGACGTTCATCGCCGAGTACGCGCCGGACAAGCGCCGCGGGTTCTGGGGCTCCTTCCTGGAGTTCGGCACGCTGATCGGCTACACGGTCGCGGCGGTCCTGGTGACCGCCCTGACCATGGGGCTCAGCGACGGCGCCATGCAGTCCTGGGGCTGGCGCATCCCGTTCCTGGTGGCGGCGCCGCTCGGACTCATCGGTCTCTATCTGCGGCTGAAGCTCGACGAGTCGCCCGCCTTCCAGAAGATGGCGGAGGCGGAGAGCGGACCGGCGGCCGAGCGCCAGAAGAAGTCCCTCAAGGACTCCTTCTTCGGCCAGTGGCGCGCGATGCTGCTCTGCATCGCGCTGGTCGCCGCGTTCAACGTCACCGACTACATGCTCCTGTCGTACATGCCGACGTATCTGACGCAGCTCGGCTTCGGCGAGACCGGTGGCCTGATGTCCATCGTCATCGTCATGCTGATCCTGATGGCGCTCATCAACTCCGTCGGCCGCCTCTCCGACCGCATCGGCCGCAAGCCGGTCCTGATGGCGGGCTCGGTGGGCTTCTTCGTCCTGGCCCTCCCGGCCTTCCTCCTCATCAAGCAGGGCGGCACGGTGGCGGTCTTCACCGGACTGCTCATCCTCGGCCTCGCCCTGGTCTGCTACCTGGGCGTCATGTCCTCGTCGCTGCCGGCCCTCTTCCCGACGGACGTCCGCTACGGCTCCCTCTCCATCGGCTTCAACATCTCGGTCTCACTCTTCGGCGGTACGACCCCGCTGGTGGTCGCGGCCCTGATCGGCGCGACCGGCAACGACCTGATGCCCGCCTTCTACACGATGCTCGCGGGCCTCGTCGGCATCATCGCGGTGGCCGCGATGAAGGAGACGGCCCGCAAGCCCCTGGAGGGCTCCCCGCCGTCGGTCGCGACGGACGAGGAGGCCCGTGAACTGGTGGCGGCGCAGCGTTCCTGA
- a CDS encoding MFS transporter codes for MEVFIVSEARAQGPSTTPHSRRASLAVLSSGLLMTIIDGNIVTVAMPAIQSDLGFSAPGLAWVVNAYLIAFGGLLLLAGRLGDLIGRKRMFVSGLAMFTAASVLCGVATDQGLLIAARAVQGVGGAMTSAVVLGMLVALFPEPREQARAIAVFSAVGAAGGALGTFLGGALTEALNWHWIFLINLPVGVVALVAAVRVLPADRGTGLSGGADYPGAALVTGALMLTVYTIVGSAEHGTPTTLAFAALSLALYAAFAVRQHQAARPLLRLRVFRSRTLTGANAVQILMIAGMYGFQYIGALYFQRVLGYGELKTGFAFLPAPVVIGVLMVGLSARLIGRFGPYRSLLSGLVLITAGLALLGRLPAEGSYVVDVLPAMLLLGAGFAAAMPAVTGLAMSGAREEDAGLASGLFNTTQVVGGSLGLAVLTTLAAGRTESLLADGGQTVAATADGYRLAFWVATGIAAAGFALAAALLRPGRGTTAAVDAVGREREQDHRERTTA; via the coding sequence ATGGAGGTTTTCATCGTGTCCGAGGCCAGGGCTCAGGGCCCATCCACCACACCACACTCCCGCCGTGCGTCGCTCGCCGTGCTGTCCTCGGGCCTCTTGATGACGATCATCGACGGAAACATCGTCACCGTCGCGATGCCGGCCATCCAGAGCGATCTCGGCTTCTCGGCACCGGGCCTCGCCTGGGTCGTGAACGCCTACCTCATCGCCTTCGGCGGCCTGCTCCTGCTCGCCGGACGGCTCGGCGATCTCATCGGCCGCAAGCGGATGTTCGTCTCGGGTCTCGCCATGTTCACCGCCGCGTCCGTGCTGTGCGGGGTCGCCACCGACCAGGGTCTGCTCATCGCGGCGCGCGCCGTGCAGGGGGTCGGCGGGGCGATGACCTCGGCGGTCGTGCTCGGCATGCTGGTGGCGCTGTTCCCCGAGCCGCGTGAACAGGCCAGGGCCATCGCGGTGTTCAGCGCGGTCGGCGCCGCGGGCGGCGCACTCGGCACGTTTCTGGGCGGCGCGCTCACCGAGGCCCTCAACTGGCACTGGATCTTCCTCATCAACCTGCCGGTCGGGGTCGTCGCGCTCGTCGCCGCGGTACGCGTCCTGCCGGCCGACCGCGGCACAGGACTCTCCGGGGGCGCCGACTATCCGGGCGCGGCGCTCGTCACCGGCGCCCTGATGCTCACCGTCTACACCATCGTCGGCTCCGCGGAGCACGGGACACCCACCACGCTCGCGTTCGCCGCCCTGTCCCTCGCCCTGTACGCCGCGTTCGCCGTGCGGCAGCACCAGGCGGCCCGTCCCCTGCTGCGCCTGCGCGTCTTCCGCTCCCGCACCCTGACCGGCGCCAACGCCGTGCAGATCCTGATGATCGCGGGCATGTACGGCTTCCAGTACATCGGTGCGCTCTATTTCCAACGCGTTCTGGGCTATGGCGAGTTGAAGACCGGCTTCGCGTTCCTGCCCGCGCCCGTCGTCATCGGCGTCCTGATGGTGGGCCTGTCCGCCCGGCTGATCGGCCGCTTCGGACCGTACCGCTCACTGCTCTCCGGGCTCGTCCTCATCACGGCCGGTCTCGCCCTTCTCGGCCGCCTGCCCGCCGAGGGTTCGTACGTCGTCGACGTACTCCCCGCGATGCTGCTGCTCGGCGCCGGGTTCGCGGCGGCGATGCCCGCCGTGACGGGGCTCGCGATGTCCGGGGCGCGCGAGGAGGACGCGGGACTGGCCTCCGGGCTCTTCAACACCACGCAGGTGGTGGGCGGTTCACTGGGACTTGCCGTGCTGACCACGCTGGCGGCCGGACGCACCGAGAGCCTGCTCGCGGACGGCGGGCAGACCGTGGCGGCCACGGCCGACGGCTACCGCCTCGCCTTCTGGGTGGCCACGGGGATCGCGGCCGCGGGCTTCGCCCTGGCGGCGGCGCTGCTGCGCCCCGGGCGCGGGACGACGGCCGCCGTCGACGCCGTCGGACGCGAGCGGGAGCAGGACCACCGCGAACGCACGACGGCGTGA